One segment of Setaria viridis chromosome 4, Setaria_viridis_v4.0, whole genome shotgun sequence DNA contains the following:
- the LOC117853531 gene encoding uncharacterized protein, protein MVANCNEVRKLEDKFDGLEFNHIARRFNAAADELAKAASGRKPVSDGVFISDQYKPSIRYKEPGEGGNAPPILDSGADPGEVGNMPPILDSEANPSDPEVMEIDTNPAEGPDPLPDWRAPYLNYLLYELLPTDKTEARRIARRAKSFVIIDRELYKRSHTGILQCCIPIKYGKVLL, encoded by the coding sequence ATGGTAGCAAACTGCAACGAAGTCcgcaagctcgaggacaagtttgaCGGTCTGGAATTCAACCACATCGCAAGACGCTTCAACGCGGCAGCTGACGAGCTAGCAAAGGCGGCGTCTGGCCGGAAGCCAGTCTCCGACGGTGTCTTTATCAGCGACCAGTACAAGCCCTCGATCCGCTACAAGGAGCCGGGAGAGggcggcaacgcgccacctatCCTGGACTCCGGAGCCGacccgggagaggtcggcaacatGCCACCTATCCTGGACTCGGAGGCCAATCCCTCTGACCCTGAGGTCATGGAAATCGACACAAACCCAGcagaggggcccgaccccctgcctgactggagagccccgtacctcaaTTACCTCCTCTACGAGTTGCTCCCGACGGACAAGACAGAGGCGCGAAGAATCGCCCGCCGCGCCAAATCTTTTGTCATCATCGACCGGGAGCTCTACAAGCGAAGCCATACCGGAATCCTGCAATGCTGCATCCCGATCAAGTATGGAAAGGTGTTACTCTAG